Within the Nitrospira sp. genome, the region ACGAATCTGATCCGTTCCTGGAGCTTGTCGTCGTCCTCGACGATCGAGGCCTGCGAGATGCCCAATGAGGCCTCCTCCGACACGGACTTCACGATCAAGGGGAACGGGAAGTCCTTCGGGCGTTTGACGGATCGGCCCAATGGTACCGTGATGAATTCGGGAATCGGAATATGATGGTAATAGAGGATCTTGTGGGCCACACCCTTGTCGCGGGCCAACATCAGGCCTCGAGGGTTGCATCCGGTGTAGGGAACTTTCAAGAGTTCCAGATACGACACCACATTTTGGTCGTAGACGGCCGTGCCGCTGAACTCTTCCAAGAGATTGAAGGCGATATGCGGTTTCCATTCGTCTACAGCGGTCCTAATGACGCCCAAATCGTCACGTACGCCGAGTGCTCGCACATCATGTCCCACGGTGCGCAGCGTGGTGACGACGTCGTACTCGGTCCGCCATTCGGCCTTGCTGGTATCGATGCCCGTGACCATGTCGGGCGGCACCAGGTCTTCGTGCATGAGCGCGAGGATTCGGAGGGGTTTCATAGGGCCACGCGGTGGTGTCCTCCGTGGAGGTAGTTCATCGTTTGGACGGTCAGCAGAATGGTCACGTCCAATTTGGCCCTGGCCTCGGGAATCGCAAGACGAAGTTCCTGTTCACGACAGCACGACAGGATGTCGTCGAACACGCGATCAATGGTGTACTGGTACTCACCCGTCCAGCTCGCGACCTCGCGGCGCACCTCGGCACGAATACGCGAAAGAAACTGCACGGCAGTCGGGTTTTCCTGATAAGCCGGTCCGTCGGAAAAAATGCGCCGGAGATCGCGATCGTAGATGGTCGGGTGGGGCGACCCGTAGTGTTCTTGCTTGCGGGCATAGTGTTCACGCAAGGTACGGCGGAGGCGGGGCAGCGTATCGACCCGCTGTTTCGTGGTGACCGCCGGCCGGGCGCCGGCGAGCGCCGTCATGATCCCGTCCATGTATTCCAGTTTCTTCATGGCCGGCCAGCCTGCATAGCGTTCGCGCCATTGTGAGTCGGGATTGAGCCAGACGGCAAACGTTTCTGCAAAGTCCTCGTCGGGGTGGCTCTGTGCGTACCACATGTCCAGATGCTGGACATAGTTCTGGCTGTACGGTTTGGGTTTATAAAACGTTGGATAGGGTTGACTGGAGCTCCCGAAGAGCAGCTGGCGCTCACGGCGGCGGCGCAGACGGTACGCATTATCGATGGCGTGGCCGGCCTCGTGTCGAAGGATCCGCAGACACCACTCCGGCGTGCCGCCTTCCACCTCCAACATTTGGGCCTGCTCTAACTTGGCCAGGCGGGGGTGGGCCAGATAGAAGGGGACGGCGATACCCGGGACCCCGTCGGGAGAAAACCACTCTTCGGACAGCCAGAAATGGGGCCGGCACACCAAGCCACGTGCAGCCAATTCCTCCTGCAAGCGGCGAATGGGTTCCGCGGCGGAACTTTGCTCGATCGTCAGGCGGAGATCGCAGAGCCGTAA harbors:
- the ddlA gene encoding D-alanine--D-alanine ligase, translated to MKPLRILALMHEDLVPPDMVTGIDTSKAEWRTEYDVVTTLRTVGHDVRALGVRDDLGVIRTAVDEWKPHIAFNLLEEFSGTAVYDQNVVSYLELLKVPYTGCNPRGLMLARDKGVAHKILYYHHIPIPEFITVPLGRSVKRPKDFPFPLIVKSVSEEASLGISQASIVEDDDKLQERIRFVHQNVGTGALVERFIEGRELYVGVLGNQRLRVFPVWELDLSQLPDDARRVATARVKWCDRYQKKYDVSSDVADLTNEQRVSIQQLAKRVYRCLGLSGYARIDLRLAASGLVYVLEANPNPQIAKGEDFADSAEAAGLSYKTLLQRILDLGLRWHPSVTPSDRTLPVPSRVGTANNDANSA